One Luteolibacter rhizosphaerae DNA segment encodes these proteins:
- a CDS encoding HU family DNA-binding protein, with translation MNKAELVEAIQKALGKDATKRAAEDALAAVLTSIEKGVKKDKKVQIIGFGTFEVKKRAARQGRNPKTGEAMKIAASKSVGFKASSTLKAGL, from the coding sequence ATGAACAAAGCTGAACTTGTTGAAGCCATTCAGAAAGCCCTCGGTAAGGACGCTACCAAGCGCGCCGCCGAGGACGCTCTTGCCGCCGTTCTCACCTCCATCGAAAAGGGCGTGAAGAAGGACAAGAAGGTCCAGATCATCGGCTTCGGCACTTTCGAAGTGAAGAAGCGCGCCGCTCGTCAGGGTCGCAACCCCAAGACCGGCGAAGCAATGAAGATCGCCGCCTCCAAGTCCGTCGGCTTCAAGGCATCGTCCACGCTGAAAGCAGGTCTCTGA
- a CDS encoding YiiX/YebB-like N1pC/P60 family cysteine hydrolase has translation MPPEPAEDSDLKRAEQVIAGAAHAATVHFANNLLVAAALRGYIAPDEDEEIKLRYTQYLSVRTALLSLLGTMEPASGRNAAEWRSGLPRFSAAFAAACLLLRGALGLVDQAKGSRLLRKKLDEADSLRGIPRKTFTAIYRSCTDTSRLHRFRDAADFYYAHRREIHATAPAGILAALTDCEPWIDACRSGISRRRLGYRWFSFRRRHHSAWKKSIFGFFELSGRAIADLRQPGVKASGAAKRVSIPLRERALALARPGDIFVTRHDDALSNLFLPGHWPHAALYLGSPEQRRQLGLVLPPPLERRLAGEVCFLEAKKDGVLLRPPDDTLAVDAFVILRSPLGPPDLATVLTRAMDHAGKPFDFSFDFRRAERLACTELVYRAYHHCGPVVFSLIEVSARPCLPAEELISQSLAQGFRVVAACGVGNDEIISGPRAELLLHASRSAL, from the coding sequence ATGCCTCCCGAACCCGCCGAAGACAGCGACCTGAAACGCGCCGAACAGGTGATCGCCGGTGCCGCCCACGCCGCGACAGTGCACTTCGCAAACAATCTGTTAGTCGCTGCCGCGTTGCGCGGCTACATCGCCCCGGATGAGGACGAAGAAATCAAGCTACGATACACCCAGTACTTGAGCGTACGCACCGCGCTCCTCTCCCTGTTAGGGACCATGGAACCCGCGAGCGGCAGGAATGCCGCCGAATGGCGCAGCGGGTTACCCCGCTTCAGCGCGGCCTTCGCAGCCGCTTGTCTCCTGCTTCGCGGGGCATTGGGCCTTGTGGATCAAGCGAAAGGCTCGCGTCTCCTGCGCAAGAAGCTGGATGAGGCGGACTCCCTGCGCGGCATCCCGCGCAAGACCTTCACCGCCATCTACCGCTCTTGCACGGATACCTCCCGCCTCCACCGCTTCCGCGATGCCGCGGATTTCTACTATGCGCACCGTAGGGAGATCCATGCCACCGCACCCGCCGGTATCCTCGCCGCTCTAACAGACTGCGAGCCTTGGATCGACGCATGCCGCTCCGGCATCTCCCGCCGCCGCCTCGGCTACCGCTGGTTCTCCTTCAGGCGCCGCCATCACTCCGCGTGGAAAAAATCCATCTTCGGCTTCTTCGAACTCTCCGGCCGGGCGATCGCGGATCTGCGTCAGCCGGGGGTGAAAGCCTCCGGAGCGGCGAAGCGTGTCAGCATCCCCCTGCGGGAGCGCGCCCTCGCCCTCGCCCGCCCGGGGGATATCTTCGTGACCCGGCACGATGACGCCCTGAGCAATCTCTTCCTCCCCGGCCACTGGCCGCACGCCGCCCTCTACCTCGGCAGCCCGGAGCAGCGCCGCCAGCTCGGCCTCGTCCTGCCCCCGCCCCTCGAACGCCGCCTCGCGGGGGAGGTCTGCTTTCTGGAGGCGAAGAAGGACGGCGTTCTCCTTCGCCCCCCGGACGACACCCTCGCCGTGGATGCCTTCGTGATCCTCCGCTCCCCCCTCGGCCCTCCCGATCTCGCGACCGTCCTAACCCGCGCCATGGACCATGCGGGCAAGCCCTTCGACTTCTCCTTCGATTTCCGGAGGGCCGAGCGCCTCGCCTGCACCGAGCTCGTCTACCGCGCCTACCACCACTGCGGGCCGGTCGTCTTCTCCCTGATCGAGGTCTCCGCCCGCCCCTGCCTCCCGGCGGAGGAGCTCATCTCCCAATCCCTCGCCCAAGGATTTCGGGTCGTCGCGGCCTGCGGCGTGGGAAATGACGAAATCATTTCGGGTCCCCGGGCAGAGCTCCTCCTGCACGCCAGCCGGAGTGCACTTTGA
- a CDS encoding ATP synthase F0 subunit C → MTLDLLAQTAEAVSGLKGNFHVAFAAVGAAVGIGLLGSKAAEATGRNPGAAGNILTLSIILAALIEGIVFFAIFLAK, encoded by the coding sequence ATGACCCTCGATCTCCTTGCCCAGACCGCCGAAGCTGTCTCCGGCCTCAAAGGTAACTTCCACGTCGCCTTTGCCGCTGTTGGCGCTGCCGTCGGCATCGGCCTGCTCGGCTCTAAGGCTGCTGAAGCCACCGGCCGCAACCCCGGCGCCGCCGGTAACATCCTGACGCTGTCGATCATTCTCGCAGCTCTTATCGAAGGTATCGTCTTCTTCGCGATCTTCCTCGCCAAGTAA
- a CDS encoding F0F1 ATP synthase subunit delta codes for MKISKTATITARRIFRLCQSGPRLDEAKLSAAVRQLATEKPRGYRGVLVALKRLVRLDAERRRVIVESATELDQGARDRIVSNIAVKYGVDLAFEFRTNPELLGGLKIRVGNDVFDGSVKGRLDRLANAF; via the coding sequence ATGAAGATCTCCAAGACCGCCACCATCACCGCCCGCCGCATTTTCCGGCTTTGCCAGAGCGGTCCCCGCCTTGACGAGGCCAAGCTTTCCGCGGCCGTGCGCCAGCTCGCCACCGAGAAGCCCCGCGGCTACCGCGGTGTCCTCGTGGCGCTCAAGCGTCTCGTCCGCCTCGATGCCGAGCGCCGCCGCGTGATCGTGGAGAGCGCCACCGAGCTCGACCAAGGCGCCCGTGACCGCATCGTTTCGAACATCGCGGTGAAGTACGGCGTCGATCTCGCCTTCGAATTCCGCACCAATCCCGAACTCCTCGGCGGCCTCAAGATCCGCGTCGGTAACGACGTCTTCGACGGTTCCGTGAAGGGTCGCCTCGACCGCCTCGCCAACGCTTTCTGA
- a CDS encoding ATP synthase F0 subunit B, giving the protein MTTILDLLAAAPPVEADGGVAGEIFRTFKIDWAFFISQVVSFLIVAFLLKKFAFGPIQAMLEQRRARIAEGESKLIQIQQQLAESEASTAAAIAKANEDAARLINEAKTSAAALTEQKAQEAIAGAQQILAKAEAAAQAERAAIKAELKQEFGRLVASTTAQVTGKVLTSDDQARLSQEALATVER; this is encoded by the coding sequence ATGACCACGATTCTCGATCTCCTGGCCGCAGCTCCTCCCGTCGAAGCAGACGGCGGCGTTGCCGGTGAAATCTTCCGCACCTTCAAGATCGACTGGGCTTTCTTCATCAGCCAGGTCGTTTCCTTCCTGATCGTCGCCTTCCTGCTCAAGAAGTTCGCCTTCGGCCCCATCCAAGCCATGCTCGAGCAACGCCGCGCCCGCATCGCGGAGGGTGAGTCCAAGCTGATCCAGATCCAGCAGCAGCTCGCGGAGTCCGAGGCTTCCACCGCCGCCGCCATCGCGAAGGCGAATGAAGATGCCGCCCGCCTGATCAACGAGGCCAAGACCAGCGCCGCCGCCCTCACCGAGCAGAAGGCCCAGGAGGCCATCGCCGGTGCCCAGCAGATCCTCGCGAAGGCCGAAGCCGCCGCCCAAGCCGAGCGCGCCGCCATCAAGGCCGAGCTCAAGCAGGAGTTTGGTCGCCTCGTCGCCTCCACCACCGCCCAAGTCACCGGTAAGGTCCTCACCTCCGACGACCAAGCCCGCCTCAGCCAGGAAGCCCTCGCTACGGTCGAGCGCTAA
- the atpB gene encoding F0F1 ATP synthase subunit A — protein sequence MTRRSIFSILFAWLCCAVPAFAADAAHGAGHSGHDHLPAHAEAIFELGPFVITNSMLMVWIVAAFIIVVAQLATKKLTLVPAGLQNFVEWIVESLYNFLEGILGAHLVKRTFWFFGTIFVLILFTNWFGLIPGVGTVGWQLSGSGVDPHDTFRPFLRGGNADLNMTAAMAFTFALLWFYWALTENGIKGFFAHIFAPKGKFGGIMAVLMIVVFGFVGILEVISILFRPVALSFRLYGNIFAGENILENMMLVVGDNKWLAWLPPLPFYFMELLVGLIQALVFMLLTAVFLKLICDHGDHHDEDHKDHAH from the coding sequence ATGACTCGTCGCTCCATTTTTTCCATTCTGTTCGCATGGCTCTGCTGTGCGGTGCCGGCTTTCGCGGCGGATGCGGCCCACGGTGCCGGTCACTCCGGTCACGATCACCTCCCGGCCCACGCCGAGGCCATCTTCGAGCTCGGGCCCTTCGTCATCACGAACTCGATGCTGATGGTCTGGATCGTCGCCGCCTTCATCATCGTGGTCGCCCAGCTGGCCACCAAGAAGCTCACCCTCGTCCCCGCCGGCCTCCAGAACTTCGTCGAGTGGATCGTCGAGAGCCTCTACAACTTCCTCGAGGGCATCCTCGGCGCGCACCTCGTGAAGCGCACCTTCTGGTTCTTCGGCACCATCTTCGTCCTCATCCTCTTCACGAACTGGTTCGGCCTCATCCCTGGCGTCGGCACGGTTGGCTGGCAGCTCAGCGGCTCCGGCGTGGATCCCCACGATACCTTCCGCCCCTTCCTGCGCGGTGGTAATGCCGACCTGAACATGACCGCCGCGATGGCCTTCACCTTCGCACTCCTCTGGTTCTACTGGGCCCTCACGGAGAACGGCATCAAGGGCTTCTTCGCCCACATCTTCGCCCCGAAGGGCAAGTTCGGCGGCATCATGGCGGTGCTCATGATCGTTGTCTTCGGCTTCGTCGGCATCCTCGAAGTCATCTCGATCCTCTTCCGCCCCGTCGCCCTCTCCTTCCGTCTCTACGGTAACATCTTCGCGGGTGAGAACATCCTCGAGAACATGATGCTCGTCGTCGGCGACAACAAGTGGCTCGCCTGGCTTCCGCCGCTTCCCTTCTACTTCATGGAGCTCCTCGTCGGCCTGATCCAGGCTCTCGTGTTCATGCTCCTCACCGCCGTCTTCCTCAAGCTGATCTGCGACCACGGCGATCACCACGACGAGGACCACAAGGACCACGCTCATTGA